One region of Triticum aestivum cultivar Chinese Spring chromosome 6B, IWGSC CS RefSeq v2.1, whole genome shotgun sequence genomic DNA includes:
- the LOC123134911 gene encoding putative FBD-associated F-box protein At5g56820: MVNTRSRSLPNEEMEGALASGEDRIGALPDDLLQNVMSFLLSRDAMRTCVLARRWSTLWKSVPALRIEDDLATDSNKFVDELLRLRDPAPLNVCDICDVSEDSDTEDPETFCEEAYNRIAPCLRYALLHQVRVLRVSAPVFPTDLVLVSSHLKRVELCHMQFEDSLDFSSCQVLDVLEMTDCNIYAPIICQSLRHLNMKGGCFDNEVRYHISAPNLVSLKLAPESGLTPLLDSMPSLVTASVESSEEEFHHCFALLSCDDGCTREETFSVVLEGLSAATNLELTSDDLLSVFRMDLKWSPVFSKVKMLLLNNWCVAGDFTGLVYFLQHSPILETLTLQLNIPTPKKQRVNGTDERYAPKKQSLPSKHLKIVKIICGLMKDDARVYRALKMLCAHGVPFEKIDIQ, from the exons ATGGTCAACACAAGGTCCAGGAGTCTTCCTAACGAGGAAATGGAAGGGGCGCTGGCCAGTGGCGAGGACCGCATCGGTgccctccccgacgacctcctccagAACGTGATGTCCTTCTTGCTTTCCCGCGACGCCATGCGGACGTGCGTGCTCGCTAGGCGCTGGAGCACGCTCTGGAAGTCCGTGCCTGCCCTACGCATCGAGGATGACCTTGCGACTGACTCCAACAAGTTCGTGGATGAGCTGCTGCGTCTCCGTGACCCAGCGCCATTGAACGTATGTGACATCTGTGATGTGTCCGAGGATTCGGATACAGAGGATCCTGAAACTTTTTGCGAGGAGGCATACAATCGCATTGCGCCGTGCCTTCGGTATGCTTTGTTGCATCAAGTTCGGGTGCTACGAGTCTCTGCTCCTGTCTTCCCAACTGACCTGGTTCTCGTCTCTTCACACCTGAAGAGGGTAGAGCTTTGTCATATGCAGTTTGAAGACTCTCTGGATTTTTCGAGCTGCCAGGTGTTAGATGTGTTAGAGATGACAGATTGTAACATCTATGCGCCTATCATTTGCCAGTCATTACGACACCTTAACATGAAAGGCGGATGTTTTGACAATGAAGTCCGCTATCATATTTCTGCCCCAAATCTCGTTAGCTTGAAACTAGCTCCAGAGTCGGGCCTGACTCCATTGCTTGATAGCATGCCATCACTGGTAACAGCATCTGTTGAATCTTCCGAAGAGGAGTTTCATCACTGTTTTGCTTTGCTATCATGTGATGATGGATGCACTAGGGAAGAAACATTTTCTGTGGTTTTGGAAGGCTTGTCTGCTGCTACAAACTTAGAGTTGACAAGTGATGATCTG ttATCTGTTTTCAGAATGGATTTGAAATGGTCCCCTGTGTTTAGCAAAGTAAAAATGTTGTTGCTGAATAATTGGTGTGTGGCTGGTGATTTCACTGGATTGGTTTACTTTCTCCAGCACTCACCAATTCTAGAGACACTCACGCTACAACTTAATATTCCAACTCCTAAG AAACAACGTGTGAATGGAACAGATGAAAGATATGCCCCAAAGAAGCAATCATTACCATCGAAGCATCTCAAGATAGTCAAAATCATATGTGGCCTGATGAAGGACGATGCTAGAGTTTACCGTGCTTTGAAGATGCTCTGTGCCCATGGAGTGCCTTTTGAGAAAATTGACATCCAATAG